A genomic segment from Phragmites australis chromosome 6, lpPhrAust1.1, whole genome shotgun sequence encodes:
- the LOC133922459 gene encoding ultraviolet-B receptor UVR8 gives MRSLLCRRARPFASRRLLSALASGGGVGAPSAGVVYGFGDNSHGAVGQPAPAAAAYVPTPVPSLPPSVSAVAAGHYHSLAVSAAGEVWAWGRNDEGQLGRGLHSPRNTWSKPEQVRGLENVQVHAVSASGVVSAAIGCDGSLWVWGRSKRGQLGLGKDIIEVAVPSRVEALASYDVVKVSFGWGHAMALTKDGKLFGWGYSENGRLGEMGHSTRAPPEEYIGKTVDKYSSSMLEAVEKMVEEKIRSEDNMPIIWEPSLVHESSSLEVSDMSCGLDHSLILCSDGVVLSGGDNTFGQLGRKPGLSKLLPVDMSYSPFSVSASVGHSLALCHISTEGTDGVETGVLSWGWNCSSQLGRPGQEDVPALVDCLSGERPVSASASRVHSIVLTSEGEVWTWGSGRAGRLGLGSSIDEAEPCLVNTLEGVEVLQVAAGMDHNLLLVAE, from the exons ATGCGTTCGCTCCTCTGCCGCCGCGCGCGCCCCTTCGCTTCGCGGCGCCTCCTCTCCGCGCTCGCCAGCGGCGGCGGGGTCGGGGCCCCGAGTGCCGGGGTGGTGTACGGGTTCGGGGACAACAGCCACGGCGCGGTGGGCCAgccggcgccggccgccgcAGCCTACGTGCCCACGCCCGTGCCCTCCCTCCCGCCGTCGGTGAGCGCCGTTGCCGCGGGCCACTACCACTCCCTCGCCGTCTCCGCTGCTGGCGAGGTCTGGGCGTGGGGGCGCAACGACGAGGGCCAGCTGGGCCGCGGGCTCCATTCTCCGAG GAATACTTGGAGCAAGCCAGAACAGGTCAGAGGATTGGAAAATGTTCAAGTTCATGCTGTATCTGCTTCAGGTGTTGTTTCAGCAGCAATCGGGTGTGATGGCTCTTTATGGGTTTGGGGGAGATCAAAGCGTGGCCAACTTGGTCTTGGGAAGGACATCATAGAAGTTGCAGTGCCTTCTAGAGTGGAAGCACTTGCTAGCTACGACGTTGTTAAG GTATCATTTGGATGGGGGCATGCCATGGCATTGACAAAGGATGGAAAGCTATTTGGTTGGGGCTACTCGGAAAATGGAAGGTTAGGAGAAATGGGCCACAGTACTAGGGCACCTCCAGAAGAATACATAGGCAAAACGGTAGACAAGTATTCTAGTTCAATGCTGGAGGCTGTTGAAAAGATGGTTGAAGAGAAAATTAGGAGTGAGGACAATATGCCTATCATCTGGGAACCTTCTCTTGTTCATGAATCGAGTTCTCTTGAGGTGTCTGATATGTCTTGTGGACTTGATCACTCCCTAATTCTCTGCT CTGATGGTGTTGTACTAAGCGGTGGTGACAACACTTTTGGACAGCTGGGTAGGAAGCCTGGGCTGTCCAAATTGCTTCCTGTTGACATGAGCTATAGTCCATTTTCCGTGTCAGCAAGTGTTGGACACTCTCTTGCGTTATGCCATATATCAACTGAAGGCACTGACGGTGTGGAAACTGGTGTCCTCTCATGGGGATGGAACTGCAGCTCCCAGCTTGGACGACCCGGCCAAGAAGACGTTCCAGCACTGGTCGACTGTCTGAGTGGGGAAAGGCCAGTATCGGCTTCTGCTAGCCGTGTCCATTCGATTGTTCTTACTTCAGAAGGCGAAGTTTGGACGTGGGGGTCTGGCCGGGCTGGCAGGCTAGGTTTGGGCAGCTCAATTGATGAGGCAGAGCCGTGTCTCGTCAATACCCTGGAAGGAGTAGAAGTCTTACAGGTTGCCGCTGGGATGGACCATAATCTTCTCTTGGTCGCTGAGTAG
- the LOC133922460 gene encoding uncharacterized protein LOC133922460 has protein sequence MGLGGRGVVGERWSQRILWICALGSAVSIYFVAVERQAQNRARAVAEGLKALDGAGKDV, from the exons ATGGGGCTGGGGGGCCGAGGCGTGGTGGGCGAGAGGTGGTCGCAGCGCATCCTCTGGATCTGCGCCCTCGGCAGCGCCGTAA GCATATACTTCGTGGCGGTTGAGAGGCAGGCGCAAAACCGCGCGCGGGCGGTGGCGGAGGGTCTCAAGGCCCTCGACGGCGCCGGGAAGGACGTGTGA